From a single Botrytis cinerea B05.10 chromosome 4, complete sequence genomic region:
- the Bcfaa2 gene encoding Bcfaa2, with protein MAPTVQDPDTYVKTIRASPPPGSPYSLAIPGSAREDRSGIYRHYQFVNKPLLQTVDPECLTSHDFFEKAVRKRPNARCLGHRPWDPVTKTHGNYQWITYAETAERRKNFGVGLVELHKRAGITDDRYGVGLWCQNRPEWQIVDLGAMSQSLFTVSIYDTLGPDTTEYIVNHATLSCVCTSLPHIPTLLKLAPRIPTLKLIICLDSLDEGEQPGNTKKSILNALAAEVGIAIHYIGDVEAIGAASPNSPMNPPRPEDIITINYTSGTTGNPKGVVLTHAHAVAATSISRVVSDPLPNDVICSYLPLAHIYQRLAEHGCLAVGSAIGYFRGDIIGLVDDLKLLRPTAFNSVPRLYNRFGSAIKAATIDAPGVKGTIGRHIINTKLASMKLPPGQATNKHALYDRVWTPKLASAFGLQRARGLVTGSAPIDPGLHQFLRAAFGAKFIQGYGLTETYAHGLVQYDDDYTTGNCGGVSPSMEVCLESVPDMEYLATDKPNPRGEILLRGTARFREYYRNEAETSKAIDADGWFHTGDIGEVDSMGRFKIIDRRKNVLKLAQGEYISPERIENVYLANCNLLAQAYVHGDSTQAFLVAIFGVDPVTFAPWVSKILGREIKSEDIAGLKEAGNEKKVRMQLVKVLEGVGKKSKFNSYEKVKNVYLDIEPFTIDNELLTPTLKLKRPQTAKKFRDHIDKMYAEALADEKPMAKL; from the exons ATGGCACCGACGGTACAAGATCCCGATACTTATGTGAAGACTATCCGAGCATCTCCTCCTCCCGGCTCGCCCTACTCCCTTGCGATCCCGGGCAGTGCGCGCGAAGATCGCAGTGGCATTTACAGGCATTATCAATTCGTGAATAAGCCTTTACTACAGACCGTCGATCCAGAATGTTTGACTAGTCATGATTTCTTCGAGAAGGCTGTAAGAAAGAGACCAAATGCTAGATGTTTGGGTCACAGACCTTGGGATCCTGTTACGAAAACTCATGGTAACTATCAATGGATCACATATGCGGAGACGGCAGAGCGCAGAAAGAACTTCGGTGTGGGATTGGTAGAGCTTCACAAGAGGGCGGGAATCACAGATGATAGGTATGGCGTGGGTCTTTGGTGTCAAAATCGTCCGGAATGGCAGATTGTTG ATTTGGGAGCGATGTCTCAATCCCTCTTCACGGTTTCTATTTACGACACTCTCGGACCGGATACAACGGAATACATCGTTAACCATGCGACGCTTTCTTGTGTTTGTACGAGTTTACCACATATTCCAACGTTATTGAAGTTGGCGCCGAGAATACCTACATTGAAGCTCATTATTTGTCTTGACAGTTTGGATGAAGGGGAACAGCCTGGAAACACAAAGAAATCGATCCTAAATGCTCTCGCGGCTGAAGTTGGAATCGCTATTCATTATAttggagatgttgaagcTATTGGAGCCGCTTCTCCAAACTCTCCAATGAACCCACCTCGACCAGAAGACATCATTACAATCAATTATACCTCCGGAACAACTGGCAATCCCAAGGGTGTGGTTCTTACTCATGCACACGCTGTTGCAGCAACTTCTATTTCGAGAGTTGTGTCTGATCCATTGCCTAATGATGTTATTTGTTCATACCTTCCATTGGCACACATTTACCAGCGTCTTGCCGAGCATGGTTGTCTTGCTGTAGGATCAGCTATTGGTTATTTCCGTGGTGATATTATTGGACTTGTCGACGACTTGAAGCTTCTTCGCCCAACAGCCTTCAACTCCGTTCCTCGTCTCTACAATCGATTTGGATCCGCTATCAAAGCCGCTACTATCGATGCTCCAGGTGTCAAGGGCACAATCGGTCGTCATATTATCAACACCAAGCTTGCATCGATGAAACTTCCACCTGGACAAGCCACCAATAAACACGCTCTTTATGATCGTGTCTGGACTCCTAAATTAGCTAGTGCTTTTGGTCTTCAAAGAGCTCGTGGTTTGGTAACTGGAAGTGCTCCGATTGATCCTGGTCTTCATCAATTCCTCCGTGCAGCATTTGGTGCCAAGTTCATTCAAGGTTATGGTCTTACCGAAACCTATGCACATGGTCTTGTACAATACGATGATGATTACACTACCGGTAATTGCGGAGGTGTAAGCCCATCTA TGGAAGTATGCCTCGAATCCGTCCCCGACATGGAGTACCTCGCCACCGACAAACCCAATCCTCGGGGTGAAATTCTTCTCCGAGGTACCGCCCGTTTCCGCGAATACTACCGCAACGAAGCCGAAACATCCAAAGCAATTGACGCCGACGGCTGGTTCCACACCGGTGACATTGGAGAAGTCGACAGCATGGGCCGCTTCAAAATCATCGATCGTAGAAAGAACGTCCTCAAACTCGCTCAGGGCGAGTACATCTCCCCCGAACGCATCGAAAATGTCTACTTGGCAAATTGCAATCTCCTCGCCCAAGCATACGTGCACGGAGACTCGACCCAAGCCTTCCTAGTCGCAATCTTTGGAGTAGATCCCGTGACGTTCGCGCCGTGGGTGAGCAAGATTCTGGGCAGAGAAATCAAGAGTGAGGATATTGCGGGACTCAAGGAAGCGGGTAATGAGAAGAAAGTGCGCATGCAACTTGTCAAGGTGTTGGAGGGCGTAGGCAAGAAATCAAAGTTCAACAGCTATGAGAAGGTGAAGAATGTGTATTTGGATATCGAACCGTTTACCATTGATAACGAACTTTTGACTCCAAc ACTCAAACTCAAGCGTCCCCAAACGGCAAAGAAATTCAGAGATCACATTGACAAGATGTACGCCGAAGCCTTGGCCGACGAGAAACCAATGGCGAAGTTGTAG
- the Bcmet17 gene encoding Bcmet17 produces MAPVESTHFETLQLHAGHEPDSATNARAVPIYATTSFTFNDSAHGARLFGLKESGNLYSRIANPTVEVFEKRIAALEGGRGAVASASGQAAQFMAFAALAHAGDNIVSTTNLYGGTYNQLKVFLPRLGINTKFVQGDKAEDFAKAIDENTKAVYIESIGNPKYNVPDFEAIAKVAHDAGVPLVVDNTFGAGGYFCRPIDHGADIVVHSATKWIGGHGTTIGGVVIDAGKFDWGKHGKRFPEMVEPSDGYHGLKFWETFGPDTFITRVRVEVLRDLGSSLSPFGAFQLIQGLETLSLRGERHAQNSLALAKWLEKNPHVSWVSYPGLENHPSHELAKKYLPRGFGGVLSFGVKGGGEAGSQVVDGFKLISNLANVGDLKTLAIHPWSTTHEQLSHDERLASGVTEDLIRISVGTEHIDDIIQDFEQSFEAASAAKTSGGSQSNAENTGNVSGGAKLVV; encoded by the exons ATGGCACCAGTTGAAAGTACTCATTTCGAGACTCTACAGCTTCATGCTGG ACATGAGCCAGATTCAGCAACAAATGCAAGAGCTGTGCCAATTTATGCCACTACA AGCTTCACATTCAATGACTCTGCTCACGGAGCTAGGTTATTTGGCCTCAAGGAGTCTGGAAATCTTTACAGTCGTATTGCGAAC CCAACTGTCGAGGTTTTCGAAAAGCGGATTGCAGCTCTGGAGGGTGGGCGAGGAGCGGTAGCATCTGCCTCTGGTCAAGCAGCGCAATTTA TGGCCTTTGCCGCATTGGCCCATGCCGGAGACAATATTGTATCCACGACGAACCTTTATGGAGGGACATACAATCAATTAAAGGTTTTCCTCCCAAGATTGGGCATAAATACCAAATTTGTTCAAGGAGACAAGGCGGAGGACTTTGCAAAGGCCATAGACGAAAATACAAAAGCTGTGTACATTGAGAGTATCGGCAATCCAAAATATAACGTCCCAGACTTTGAGGCTATTGCCAAAGTTGCACACG ATGCCGGAGTTCCTCTCGTCGTTGATAACACGTTTGGAGCAGGAGGATATTTCTGCCGCCCTATCGATCATGGAGCTGATATTGTCGTACATTCGGCGACCAAATGGATTGGCG GACACGGAACTACTATTGGTGGTGTAGTCATTGATGCAGGAAAATTTGACTGGGGAAAACACGGCAAGCGATTCCCAGAAATGGTTGAACCATCCGATGGATATCATGGACTAAAGTTCTGGGAAACATTTGGACCTGATACTTTTATTACTCGTGTTAGAGTCGAGGTTCTTCGAGATTTGGGAAGTTCATTGAGTCCATTTGGGGCATTTCAATTGATCCAAGGCCTTGAAACTCTGAGCTTAAGAGGAGAGCGACATGCTCAGAACTCATTGGCGCTGGCAAAATGGCTTGAAAAGAATCCACACGTTTCCTGGGTATCATATCCAGGATTGGAAAACCACCCATCCCATGAGCTAGCCAAAAAATACTTGCCTCGTGGATTCGGTGGTGTCTTGAGTTTTGGGGTTAAAGGCGGCGGAGAAGCCGGTAGTCAGGTTGTCGATGGCTTCAAATTGATTTCCAATTTGGCCAATGTTGGAGATTTAAAAACTCTAGCGATTCATCCATGGTCTACAACTCACGAACAACTTTCTCACGACGAAAGATTGGCCTCTGGTGTCACTGAG GATCTTATCAGAATCTCGGTTGGCACAGAACACATTGATGATATTATTCAGGACTTCGAGCAATCATTCGAAGCAGCTTCTGCAGCGAAGACAAGTGGTGGTAGCCAGTCAAATGCCGAGAATACTGGTAACGTTAGTGGTGGTGCTAAATTGGTTGTTTAA